Proteins encoded by one window of Phycisphaerae bacterium:
- a CDS encoding sigma-70 family RNA polymerase sigma factor, translating to MSSARTSTVLLEAIARSTGEDAWRRFYGRCEPVLLAVIRRAGFAEQDASDVFQEVMAACLESLREGRYDPAKGRLRAWVQGIAANKIHEARRRKLRAEVQVIDPSDATGFLAAVADEVSWPDVFEEEWERSVLAECMAVVRGQVDGPTFRAFELYALEEWPAEKVAENLGLTANAVYIAKSRVLSRLRRIRQEIDRDS from the coding sequence GTGTCGTCAGCCCGGACCAGTACGGTGCTGTTGGAGGCGATCGCTCGATCGACGGGCGAGGATGCCTGGCGGCGATTCTATGGCCGCTGCGAGCCGGTGCTGCTGGCCGTCATCCGCCGGGCGGGGTTCGCCGAGCAGGACGCGAGTGATGTTTTTCAGGAGGTCATGGCCGCCTGTCTGGAGAGTCTGCGCGAGGGACGCTATGACCCCGCCAAGGGGCGATTGCGGGCCTGGGTGCAGGGGATCGCGGCCAACAAGATCCACGAAGCCCGGCGGCGCAAGCTCCGGGCGGAAGTGCAGGTGATCGATCCTTCGGACGCCACCGGTTTCCTGGCTGCGGTGGCTGACGAGGTGAGTTGGCCGGACGTGTTCGAGGAGGAGTGGGAGCGGTCGGTCCTGGCCGAGTGCATGGCCGTGGTCCGAGGGCAGGTGGACGGACCCACGTTCCGAGCGTTCGAGCTATATGCCCTGGAGGAATGGCCGGCGGAGAAGGTTGCGGAGAATCTGGGTCTGACGGCCAACGCGGTGTACATCGCCAAATCGCGCGTTCTGAGCCGGTTGCGGCGAATCCGGCAAGAAATCGACAGGGACTCGTGA